One genomic region from Pseudoduganella lutea encodes:
- the trpS gene encoding tryptophan--tRNA ligase, translating into MSQPDNSTDVSSTVSSTVSAVPASGKPAVILTGDRPTGPLHLGHYVGSLRSRVGYQHDYKQFIMLADSQALTDNMDDIDKVRRNVVEVALDYLAVGIDPAKSTILIQSQIPELAELTFYYLNMVTVARLERNPTVKAEIVLRGFERDIPAGFLTYPASQAADISAFKASIVPVGDDQIPMIEQTNEIVRRFNRIANRDILVECKALVPEIGRLPGIDGKAKMSKSLGNTINLGASADEITAAVKKVYTDPLHLRVQDPGHLEGNVAFIYLDAFDPDKAALEEMKAHYVRGGLGDSIVKKRLEAVLQELLGPIRARREEFAKDKGQVMQMLKEGTARAREVAAKTADEVKAALGLNYF; encoded by the coding sequence ATGAGCCAGCCTGACAATTCCACCGACGTATCCAGCACCGTCTCCAGCACGGTTTCCGCCGTCCCGGCATCCGGCAAGCCTGCCGTCATCCTGACGGGCGACCGCCCGACCGGCCCGCTGCACCTGGGCCACTATGTGGGCAGCCTGCGCAGCCGCGTGGGCTACCAGCACGACTACAAACAGTTCATCATGCTGGCCGACTCGCAGGCGCTGACGGACAATATGGACGACATCGACAAGGTGCGCCGTAACGTCGTGGAAGTGGCGCTCGATTACCTGGCAGTGGGCATCGATCCGGCCAAGTCGACGATCCTGATCCAGTCGCAGATCCCGGAGCTGGCCGAGCTGACGTTCTATTACCTGAACATGGTCACCGTGGCCCGCCTGGAGCGCAACCCGACCGTCAAGGCCGAAATCGTGCTGCGCGGCTTCGAGCGCGACATCCCGGCCGGCTTCCTCACCTACCCCGCCTCGCAGGCAGCCGATATCTCGGCATTCAAGGCTTCGATCGTGCCGGTGGGCGACGACCAGATCCCGATGATCGAGCAGACCAACGAGATCGTGCGCCGCTTCAACCGGATCGCCAACCGCGACATCCTCGTCGAGTGCAAGGCGCTGGTGCCGGAAATCGGCCGCCTGCCGGGCATCGACGGCAAGGCCAAGATGAGCAAGTCGCTGGGCAACACGATCAACCTGGGCGCCTCGGCCGACGAGATCACGGCTGCCGTGAAGAAGGTGTACACCGATCCGCTGCACCTGCGCGTGCAGGACCCCGGCCACCTGGAAGGCAACGTGGCCTTCATCTACCTCGATGCGTTCGATCCGGACAAGGCCGCGCTGGAAGAAATGAAGGCGCACTATGTGCGCGGCGGGCTGGGCGATTCGATCGTCAAGAAGCGCCTGGAAGCCGTGCTGCAGGAGCTGCTGGGCCCGATCCGTGCACGCCGCGAGGAATTCGCCAAGGACAAAGGCCAGGTCATGCAGATGCTGAAGGAAGGCACCGCCCGCGCCCGTGAAGTGGCGGCGAAGACGGCCGACGAAGTGAAGGCCGCGCTGGGCCTGAATTACTTCTGA
- the asd gene encoding archaetidylserine decarboxylase (Phosphatidylserine decarboxylase is synthesized as a single chain precursor. Generation of the pyruvoyl active site from a Ser is coupled to cleavage of a Gly-Ser bond between the larger (beta) and smaller (alpha chains). It is an integral membrane protein.): MSDRLAVLPQYLLPKGALTNFAGRVAGAKGGAMTTRLIRWFVGKYDVNMDEAENSDIASYHSFNEFFTRALKAGVRPIADAPFVCPVDGRISQFGAIEDDQIFQAKGHSFTTTALVGGDRALADLFQHGSFANLYLSPRDYHRIHMPCDGKLTRMIYVPGSLFSVNPTTARGIPGLFARNERVVCVFDTAHGPFVMTLVGATIVGSMATVWHGVVNPPRQAEIREWSYLDQDITLKKGEELGRFLLGSTVVMLFPKDTLAFNPGWQPAGAVRLGEPMATLPR; this comes from the coding sequence GTGTCCGACCGCCTCGCCGTCCTGCCGCAATACCTGCTCCCGAAGGGGGCATTGACCAATTTCGCCGGCCGGGTGGCGGGTGCGAAAGGCGGTGCGATGACGACGCGCCTGATCCGGTGGTTCGTCGGCAAATACGACGTCAATATGGACGAGGCGGAAAATTCCGATATCGCCAGCTACCACAGTTTCAATGAATTCTTTACCCGCGCCTTGAAAGCCGGTGTACGCCCGATTGCCGACGCGCCGTTCGTCTGCCCCGTCGATGGCCGCATCAGCCAGTTCGGTGCGATCGAGGACGACCAGATCTTCCAGGCCAAGGGCCACAGCTTCACGACGACGGCCCTGGTGGGCGGCGACCGCGCGCTGGCGGACCTGTTCCAGCATGGCAGTTTCGCCAACCTGTACTTGTCGCCGCGCGACTACCACCGCATCCACATGCCCTGCGACGGCAAGCTGACGCGGATGATCTATGTGCCCGGCAGCCTGTTCTCCGTGAACCCCACGACCGCGCGCGGCATTCCCGGCCTGTTTGCCCGCAATGAACGCGTGGTGTGCGTGTTCGACACGGCGCACGGCCCGTTCGTGATGACGCTGGTGGGGGCGACGATCGTCGGCAGCATGGCCACCGTGTGGCACGGTGTCGTCAACCCGCCGCGGCAGGCCGAGATCCGTGAATGGTCCTACCTGGACCAGGACATCACGCTGAAGAAAGGCGAGGAGCTGGGCCGCTTCCTGCTGGGCTCCACTGTCGTCATGCTGTTCCCGAAAGACACGCTCGCGTTCAACCCTGGCTGGCAGCCCGCCGGCGCCGTGCGGCTCGGCGAGCCGATGGCCACGCTCCCCCGCTGA
- a CDS encoding FMN-dependent NADH-azoreductase, translating into MNILQINSSARSNGSESTRLADTIVAKLNADGNATVVRRDLAAQPHPVLDEAALQALFTPADQRTPEQAARVALDDALIAQAQAADVIVIGAPMYNFGITVQLKSWFDAIARAGVTFKYGPTGPVGLLTGKKVYVALTRGGMHRDAPSDVQLPHLRMFLGFVGLTDVQFVYSEGHGMGADAVARARAEADEQINAVLV; encoded by the coding sequence ATGAACATCCTGCAAATCAATTCCAGCGCCCGCAGCAACGGCTCCGAATCGACCCGCCTGGCCGACACCATCGTCGCGAAACTGAACGCGGACGGCAATGCCACCGTGGTGCGCCGCGACCTGGCGGCCCAGCCACACCCGGTGCTCGACGAAGCCGCCCTGCAGGCCCTGTTCACCCCAGCTGACCAGCGCACCCCCGAGCAGGCTGCCCGCGTGGCGCTCGACGATGCGCTGATCGCCCAGGCGCAAGCGGCGGACGTCATCGTGATCGGTGCGCCCATGTACAACTTCGGCATCACCGTGCAACTGAAAAGCTGGTTCGACGCGATCGCCCGGGCCGGCGTGACCTTCAAGTACGGCCCAACCGGTCCGGTGGGTCTGCTGACCGGCAAGAAAGTCTATGTGGCGCTGACCCGCGGCGGCATGCACAGGGATGCGCCGTCCGACGTCCAGCTGCCGCACCTGCGGATGTTCCTGGGCTTCGTTGGCCTGACCGACGTGCAGTTCGTGTACTCGGAAGGCCATGGCATGGGTGCGGACGCGGTGGCCCGCGCCCGCGCCGAAGCCGATGAACAGATCAACGCCGTCCTCGTATAA
- a CDS encoding H-NS histone family protein yields the protein MTTYQEYQAKIAELQKQAELARRNEITEAKERIATIMREHNLTLADLGPAVKSAKPVKARAPVPMKYRDEATGQTWTGRGRAPKWLDGRKKEDFLIKQ from the coding sequence ATGACGACTTACCAGGAATACCAGGCGAAAATCGCTGAATTGCAGAAGCAGGCTGAATTGGCCCGTCGCAACGAGATCACGGAAGCCAAGGAACGCATCGCTACGATCATGCGTGAACACAACCTGACGCTGGCCGACCTGGGCCCGGCCGTGAAATCGGCCAAGCCGGTGAAGGCGCGCGCACCGGTCCCGATGAAATATCGTGACGAAGCAACCGGCCAGACGTGGACCGGCCGTGGCCGTGCTCCGAAATGGCTGGATGGCCGCAAGAAGGAAGATTTCCTGATCAAGCAATAA
- a CDS encoding LysR family transcriptional regulator has product MELDPGDLLLFARIVETGSFSQAALRTGLPKSTVSRRLSLLEARLGERLLQRTTRRLVLTEFGTSLLDHARKVAEETEAAGALAQHRQGAPNGLLKVSMPADFANEVMGTLLPAFMARYPGISLQFDLSPRRVDLVAEGFDLAVRMGTLPDDATLAARPVVLSTWSLYASPSYTVLRGLPSHPDELFRHDLLGLSRAASGLAQWTLLRGKTRWEREVPVRMTGNSPELLARLAAAGAGIASCTDRYAAPLVAAGALVKVLPEWAFPAVTGYAVFPGRRLMPAKTRAFLDMLEAHYQK; this is encoded by the coding sequence ATGGAACTTGATCCAGGTGATCTGCTGCTGTTTGCGCGCATCGTGGAAACGGGCAGCTTCAGCCAGGCGGCCCTGCGCACGGGGTTGCCGAAATCCACCGTGTCACGTCGGCTGTCGCTGCTCGAAGCCCGGCTGGGCGAGCGGCTGTTGCAGCGAACGACACGCCGCCTCGTGCTGACGGAATTCGGCACCAGCCTGCTCGATCACGCGCGCAAGGTGGCCGAGGAAACGGAAGCGGCCGGCGCACTCGCGCAGCACCGGCAGGGCGCGCCGAATGGCTTGCTGAAGGTATCGATGCCGGCCGATTTCGCCAACGAGGTGATGGGCACCTTGCTACCGGCATTCATGGCGCGGTATCCGGGCATTTCGCTGCAGTTCGACCTGTCGCCGCGGCGCGTCGACCTGGTGGCCGAAGGCTTCGACCTGGCCGTGCGGATGGGCACGCTGCCGGACGACGCCACGCTGGCCGCCCGGCCCGTGGTGCTCAGCACGTGGTCGCTGTATGCGTCGCCGTCGTACACGGTACTGCGCGGCCTGCCTTCCCACCCCGACGAACTGTTCCGGCACGACCTGCTCGGATTGTCGCGCGCAGCCTCGGGCCTGGCGCAATGGACGCTGTTGCGCGGTAAAACCAGGTGGGAGCGCGAGGTGCCGGTGCGGATGACGGGGAATTCGCCCGAACTGCTGGCGCGGCTCGCGGCCGCGGGCGCCGGCATCGCCAGCTGCACGGACCGGTACGCCGCACCGTTGGTGGCTGCCGGCGCGCTCGTGAAGGTGCTGCCCGAATGGGCTTTCCCGGCCGTTACCGGCTACGCCGTCTTCCCCGGCCGCCGGTTGATGCCAGCCAAGACACGCGCCTTCCTCGACATGCTTGAAGCGCACTACCAAAAATAG
- a CDS encoding erythromycin esterase family protein, which translates to MTDKDIINALKGEARPFAAPEDFDYLLESIGDASIVLLGEATHGTREFYRLRAEISKRLIVEKGFDAIAVEADWPDALRVSRYVQHGGDDMTAEGALCGYKRFPQWMWRNHEIVDLVNWLRLHNAHVASSPRRVGFYGLDLYSLQQSMHAVIEYLDREDPEAAERARQRYGCIDHMAEDPQRYGYATSFGMKPHCEQEVVRQLMELTRQANLYVKQPGGQVPDELFYAQQNARVARNAETYYRSMFQSRDESWNVRDSHMAETLEALREHLSQRTGRPGKIVVWAHNSHLGDARATEMGEGGQLNLGQLVRERYRPDDVFLLGFTTHTGTVTAATEWDGPAELKHVVPSRPDSVERLMHETSIATGMAQFLLPIRGHDSMLARLPSRYLERAIGVIYRPDSERYSHYFHADAAKQFDALVHVDRSTALRPLERSALWKQDEVPETYPSGL; encoded by the coding sequence ATGACCGATAAAGACATCATCAATGCGCTGAAGGGCGAGGCGCGGCCGTTCGCCGCCCCCGAGGATTTCGACTACCTCCTTGAATCGATCGGCGATGCATCGATCGTGCTGCTCGGCGAGGCCACGCACGGCACGCGCGAGTTCTACCGCCTGCGCGCCGAGATCAGCAAGCGGCTGATCGTGGAAAAGGGCTTCGACGCGATCGCCGTCGAGGCGGACTGGCCGGATGCGCTGCGCGTGTCGCGCTACGTGCAGCATGGCGGCGACGACATGACGGCCGAAGGCGCGCTGTGCGGCTACAAGCGCTTCCCGCAATGGATGTGGCGGAACCACGAAATCGTCGACCTGGTGAACTGGCTGCGCCTGCACAATGCGCACGTGGCCAGCAGCCCGCGGCGCGTGGGCTTCTACGGGCTCGACCTGTACAGCCTGCAGCAATCGATGCATGCCGTGATCGAGTACCTGGACCGGGAAGATCCGGAAGCGGCCGAACGGGCCCGCCAGCGCTATGGCTGCATCGACCACATGGCGGAGGACCCGCAGCGCTACGGCTACGCCACCTCGTTCGGCATGAAGCCGCACTGCGAGCAGGAGGTGGTGCGCCAATTGATGGAGCTGACGCGCCAGGCCAACCTGTACGTGAAGCAGCCGGGCGGGCAGGTGCCCGATGAACTGTTCTATGCGCAGCAGAACGCGCGCGTGGCCCGCAACGCCGAAACCTATTACCGCTCGATGTTCCAGAGCCGCGACGAATCCTGGAACGTGCGTGACTCGCACATGGCGGAAACGCTGGAAGCGCTGCGCGAGCACCTGAGCCAGCGCACGGGCCGGCCGGGCAAGATCGTCGTGTGGGCCCACAATTCGCACCTGGGCGATGCCCGCGCCACCGAAATGGGCGAGGGCGGCCAGCTGAATCTGGGCCAGCTGGTGCGCGAGCGCTACCGGCCGGATGACGTTTTCCTGCTCGGCTTCACCACCCATACCGGCACGGTGACCGCGGCCACCGAATGGGACGGACCGGCAGAACTGAAACACGTGGTGCCGTCGCGGCCGGACAGCGTGGAGCGGCTGATGCACGAAACATCGATCGCCACCGGCATGGCGCAGTTCCTGCTGCCGATCCGCGGACATGACAGCATGCTGGCGCGGCTGCCGTCGCGCTACCTGGAGCGCGCCATCGGCGTCATCTACCGCCCCGATTCGGAACGCTACAGCCACTACTTCCATGCCGACGCGGCGAAGCAGTTCGACGCGCTGGTGCACGTCGACCGCAGCACCGCGCTGCGGCCGCTGGAACGGTCGGCGCTATGGAAGCAGGACGAGGTGCCGGAAACCTACCCAAGCGGCTTGTAG
- a CDS encoding VOC family protein, which yields MLANTEVMATIAVRDIAAAREFYGNVLGLQENPGGGEEEVVSYLSGSALLMVYRSEFAGTNQATSATWTVGDEVEEIVKALKTKGVAFEHYEMPGLQLVGDIHVGDQMKVAWFKDPDGNVLSIAGN from the coding sequence ATGCTGGCCAATACCGAAGTGATGGCAACGATCGCCGTGCGCGATATCGCAGCGGCACGCGAGTTTTACGGCAATGTGCTGGGGCTACAGGAAAACCCAGGCGGCGGCGAAGAGGAAGTCGTGTCTTATCTGAGCGGCAGCGCCTTACTGATGGTCTACCGGTCGGAATTTGCCGGTACCAATCAGGCGACTTCTGCGACCTGGACAGTAGGTGACGAAGTCGAGGAGATCGTCAAGGCACTGAAAACAAAAGGCGTGGCATTCGAACATTACGAGATGCCGGGGTTGCAACTGGTGGGAGACATCCATGTGGGCGACCAGATGAAGGTGGCCTGGTTCAAAGACCCGGATGGGAATGTCCTGAGTATCGCTGGAAATTGA
- a CDS encoding DMT family transporter, whose protein sequence is MWTGVLCALLAGAMWGMVFIVPALLAAFSPLELALGRYTAYGAMAFVLLLPKLSRLAHRLDRADCAALLRHALAGNIVYYMLLAAGVKLAGVAPTSLIIGVLPITVTLMGRHDHGAVPLARLALPLLVVAAGIACINVDVFTHAHASGQPAWRTAAGLACAAGALLCWTWYAVDNARYLKANAHFSSAEWSALYGLATGIIALLIALIAFVPRFGDVTGVTGAVDARDWGLFWTCNALLALGASVIGNQLWNVASRRVPVTLSGQLILFETLFALLYGFVYRHAWPRPLEAAAIALLVAGVMWSVRVHAAEERITPA, encoded by the coding sequence ATGTGGACTGGTGTACTGTGCGCCCTGCTCGCGGGCGCGATGTGGGGCATGGTGTTCATCGTTCCCGCGCTGCTGGCTGCCTTCTCGCCGCTGGAACTGGCACTCGGCCGCTACACGGCCTATGGCGCGATGGCGTTCGTGCTGCTGTTGCCCAAGCTGTCGCGCCTTGCGCACCGGCTCGACCGCGCCGACTGCGCGGCCCTGCTGCGGCACGCGCTGGCCGGGAACATCGTGTACTACATGCTGCTGGCGGCGGGTGTGAAGCTGGCCGGCGTGGCGCCCACGTCGCTGATCATCGGCGTGCTGCCGATCACGGTCACGCTGATGGGGCGGCACGACCACGGCGCCGTGCCGCTGGCGCGCCTGGCGCTGCCCCTGCTCGTGGTTGCCGCCGGCATCGCCTGTATCAATGTCGACGTGTTCACCCATGCGCATGCCTCGGGGCAGCCGGCGTGGCGGACGGCAGCGGGCCTCGCGTGCGCGGCCGGCGCCCTGCTCTGCTGGACCTGGTATGCCGTCGACAACGCGCGCTACCTGAAGGCCAATGCGCATTTCAGCAGCGCCGAATGGTCGGCGCTGTATGGCCTGGCGACCGGCATCATCGCGCTCCTTATCGCCTTGATTGCGTTCGTGCCGCGGTTCGGGGACGTGACAGGCGTGACCGGCGCCGTCGATGCCCGCGACTGGGGATTGTTCTGGACGTGTAACGCGCTGCTTGCCCTGGGCGCTTCGGTGATCGGCAATCAGTTATGGAACGTGGCCAGCCGACGGGTGCCGGTCACGCTGTCGGGCCAGCTGATCCTGTTTGAAACGCTGTTCGCGCTGCTGTACGGCTTCGTCTACCGGCACGCCTGGCCACGGCCGCTGGAGGCGGCGGCGATCGCGTTGCTGGTGGCAGGCGTGATGTGGTCGGTGCGGGTGCACGCGGCAGAGGAACGGATCACGCCAGCGTAG
- a CDS encoding LON peptidase substrate-binding domain-containing protein, whose protein sequence is MIPLFPLNTVLFPDGRLSLQVFEVRYLDMIKRCIAESEEFGVVALAQGEEVRKPGQPEAIAPIGTLARIVDWTAPLPGLMHITCLGTQRFRVTAADQLKHGLWVGNIEHLPDDMTVPVPAEQQEVADALGSLIRSLQQRGVTAAQMPMGSPYRLDESGWVANRWCELLDLDLAQKQLLLAQDNPLLRLELVQDALADSGYLT, encoded by the coding sequence ATGATTCCATTGTTCCCGCTCAATACGGTCCTGTTTCCCGATGGCCGGCTCTCCTTGCAAGTGTTCGAGGTGCGTTACCTCGACATGATCAAGCGGTGCATCGCCGAGTCGGAGGAATTCGGCGTGGTGGCTTTGGCCCAGGGCGAGGAAGTGCGCAAGCCCGGGCAACCGGAGGCGATCGCCCCGATCGGCACGCTGGCCCGCATCGTCGACTGGACGGCGCCATTGCCCGGGCTGATGCACATTACCTGCCTTGGTACGCAGCGCTTCCGCGTAACGGCGGCCGATCAGTTGAAGCATGGGCTGTGGGTGGGAAATATCGAGCACTTGCCGGATGATATGACGGTGCCGGTGCCCGCGGAGCAGCAGGAAGTGGCCGATGCGCTCGGTTCACTGATCCGCTCGCTGCAGCAGCGCGGGGTGACGGCCGCGCAGATGCCGATGGGCTCACCGTACCGGCTCGACGAAAGTGGCTGGGTCGCGAACCGCTGGTGCGAACTGCTCGACCTCGACCTGGCGCAAAAGCAGCTGTTGCTTGCGCAAGACAATCCGCTGCTGCGGCTCGAACTGGTGCAGGATGCGCTGGCCGACAGCGGCTACCTGACCTGA
- a CDS encoding TonB-dependent receptor plug domain-containing protein yields MPASDFSCPFKLAALAAAILAALPAFADTVQTMPDPTEQRAQGETAKPVESMQTVEIKGSAAAYDPRRDDTASKVVVSDEEIKRYGDTAITDVFKRIPGVTVGGTGRGGNDIRMRGLGSGYTQILLNGERAPAGFSIDTLSPDVIERIEIVRAASAEFSTQSIAGTINIVLKRAVKTAQREFKLSAAKSADQNSPSGSLQISDKAGALSYSLSGNFWRGTYDRVSPVEETLVDPAGELRMVRHTRQQDGGRWEGMNLAPRINWNLGGGDTLTSQTFVNFNRNRYHGYQEVDTELGARPRFDVRDMFNTNRSLFARTDVNWVKRLGEGGKLDAKAGISGMRSEGTWHEFDYRAAVLGRDATVLSETTEKGLSTQGKYSVPWLEDHALSMGWDAGVTLRDDSRLEDEADLPGFVAVDSDEGYEAKVTRLALYAQDEWNLTPRWSVYAGLRWEGIETTSEGDSFDPVSQTNSVWSPLAQTLYKLPDSRDQVRLALTRTYKAPSPNNLVPRRFTSTNNSQTEPDRRGNPALQPELASGIDASYEHYWGENALLSAAASMRRISGYTRQGLFLEDGRWVATPVNDGNAVTRSIELEAKFPLAAVIDDAPGVDLRASVARNWSRVDVVPGPDNRLDQQTPLSATFGADYRSPDGKLTTGASFAFRDGGPVRIDVNQTGYQSVRRDLDVYALWKFNPQYQLRVAVSNVLGQDSVGDAAYLDGNGTLRRTSIYPGYAQGRATLEMRF; encoded by the coding sequence ATGCCTGCATCCGATTTCTCCTGCCCCTTCAAGCTTGCCGCATTGGCAGCGGCCATTCTCGCCGCGTTACCTGCATTCGCCGACACCGTCCAGACCATGCCCGACCCTACGGAACAGCGCGCGCAGGGCGAAACGGCAAAGCCCGTCGAATCCATGCAGACCGTGGAAATCAAGGGATCGGCGGCAGCCTACGATCCGCGTCGCGACGATACCGCCAGCAAGGTCGTGGTGTCCGACGAGGAGATCAAGCGCTATGGCGACACGGCGATCACCGACGTCTTCAAGCGCATTCCCGGCGTGACAGTCGGTGGTACCGGCCGGGGCGGCAACGATATCCGCATGCGCGGCCTGGGCAGCGGGTACACGCAGATCCTGCTCAATGGCGAGCGGGCGCCGGCCGGGTTTTCGATCGACACGTTGTCGCCGGACGTCATCGAGCGCATCGAGATCGTGCGCGCCGCCAGTGCCGAGTTCTCGACCCAGTCGATTGCCGGCACGATCAACATCGTGCTGAAACGGGCCGTCAAGACGGCGCAGCGCGAATTCAAGCTGAGCGCGGCGAAAAGCGCGGACCAGAACAGCCCGAGCGGCAGCCTGCAGATCTCCGACAAGGCTGGCGCACTGTCCTACTCGCTCAGCGGCAATTTCTGGCGCGGTACCTATGACCGCGTGTCGCCGGTGGAGGAAACGCTCGTCGATCCAGCAGGGGAACTGCGGATGGTGCGCCATACGCGCCAGCAGGACGGCGGCCGCTGGGAAGGCATGAATCTGGCCCCGCGCATCAACTGGAACCTGGGTGGCGGCGATACGCTGACATCGCAGACGTTCGTCAACTTCAACCGCAACCGCTACCACGGCTACCAGGAAGTCGATACCGAACTGGGTGCCCGCCCGCGCTTCGACGTGCGCGACATGTTCAACACGAATCGCAGCCTGTTCGCCCGCACCGACGTGAACTGGGTGAAGCGGCTGGGCGAGGGCGGCAAGCTCGATGCCAAGGCGGGCATCAGCGGCATGCGCTCGGAAGGCACATGGCACGAATTCGACTACCGCGCTGCCGTGCTGGGGCGCGATGCGACCGTGCTCAGCGAAACGACGGAAAAGGGCTTGTCCACGCAGGGCAAGTATTCGGTGCCCTGGCTGGAAGATCATGCGCTGTCGATGGGCTGGGATGCCGGTGTGACACTGCGCGACGATTCCCGCCTCGAGGACGAGGCCGACCTGCCGGGGTTTGTCGCCGTCGATTCGGACGAAGGCTATGAAGCGAAAGTCACGCGACTGGCGCTGTACGCGCAGGATGAGTGGAACCTCACCCCGCGCTGGTCCGTCTATGCCGGCCTGCGCTGGGAAGGCATCGAGACCACCAGCGAGGGCGACAGCTTCGACCCGGTCAGCCAGACCAACAGCGTGTGGAGCCCGCTGGCGCAAACGCTGTACAAGCTGCCGGACAGCCGCGACCAGGTGCGCCTGGCGCTGACCCGCACCTACAAGGCGCCGAGCCCGAACAACCTGGTGCCGCGCCGCTTCACCTCGACCAATAACAGCCAGACGGAACCGGATCGCCGCGGCAACCCGGCATTGCAGCCGGAGCTGGCGTCCGGCATCGACGCGTCGTACGAGCACTACTGGGGCGAGAACGCGCTGCTGTCGGCGGCGGCGTCGATGCGGCGCATCAGCGGCTATACGCGCCAGGGCCTGTTCCTCGAGGATGGCCGCTGGGTCGCCACGCCCGTCAACGACGGCAATGCCGTCACCCGCAGCATCGAGCTGGAAGCGAAGTTTCCGCTGGCGGCCGTGATCGACGACGCGCCTGGCGTCGACCTGCGTGCCAGCGTGGCGCGCAACTGGTCGCGGGTGGACGTGGTGCCGGGGCCGGACAACCGCCTGGATCAGCAGACCCCCTTGTCGGCCACCTTCGGCGCCGATTACCGCTCGCCCGACGGCAAGCTGACCACGGGCGCCAGCTTTGCCTTCCGCGATGGCGGCCCGGTGCGCATCGACGTCAACCAGACCGGCTACCAGAGCGTGCGGCGCGACCTCGACGTCTATGCCTTATGGAAGTTCAATCCGCAATACCAGCTGCGCGTGGCGGTCTCGAATGTGCTCGGCCAGGACTCGGTGGGCGACGCCGCCTATCTCGACGGCAATGGCACGCTGCGCCGCACCAGCATCTATCCGGGCTATGCGCAGGGGCGGGCGACACTGGAAATGCGCTTTTGA
- a CDS encoding DUF1294 domain-containing protein, which translates to MCASLATFLAYFLDKRAARAGRRRTPERTLLLFGLAGGWPGAFSRSGSCGTSPRKLRSSGSSRSP; encoded by the coding sequence CTGTGTGCCAGCCTTGCCACCTTTCTTGCCTACTTCCTCGACAAGCGCGCCGCCCGCGCCGGCCGGCGCCGCACGCCAGAACGCACCTTGCTGCTGTTCGGGCTGGCCGGCGGCTGGCCGGGGGCTTTCTCGCGCAGCGGCTCGTGCGGCACAAGTCCTCGAAAGCTTCGTTCCAGCGGAAGTTCCAGATCACCGTAG
- a CDS encoding cupin domain-containing protein codes for MNTIPLAINAPDAAPRTKPSLLPAPFSEMMAGRVKQPLGDIFGLGNFGINRCTLAPGSISGLLHQHGRQDEFVYLLAGVAVLVTDEGEMVLTPGMCAGFKAGGRAHRLENRSAEPVVFLEIGDRAAGDTVAYPRDDLAAVFENGAWRFTRKDGSPY; via the coding sequence ATGAATACCATCCCTCTCGCGATCAATGCGCCGGATGCCGCACCGCGCACGAAGCCATCACTGCTGCCCGCGCCGTTCTCGGAAATGATGGCGGGCCGCGTCAAGCAGCCACTCGGCGATATATTCGGACTCGGGAATTTCGGTATCAATCGCTGCACGCTGGCACCGGGCAGTATCTCCGGCCTGCTGCACCAGCACGGCAGGCAGGACGAATTTGTTTATCTTCTGGCAGGCGTCGCGGTACTCGTTACCGATGAAGGGGAAATGGTGCTGACACCCGGCATGTGCGCCGGGTTCAAGGCGGGCGGTCGCGCGCACCGGCTGGAAAACCGCTCGGCGGAACCGGTGGTATTCCTGGAGATCGGCGACCGCGCCGCGGGCGATACCGTTGCCTATCCGCGCGACGACCTCGCCGCCGTATTTGAAAACGGCGCCTGGCGATTCACCCGCAAGGATGGCTCGCCGTATTGA